The Malus domestica chromosome 10, GDT2T_hap1 genome contains a region encoding:
- the LOC103446332 gene encoding protein trichome birefringence-like 37, translating to MGFKLQAPLCLLALQVLVFFSEEAESAGHSHGSSLRVHRKQVSRCNLFEGNWVFDASYPLYDSATCPFIDPEFDCIKYGRPDTQFLKYAWKPDSCDLPRFDGVDFLRRWRGKKIMFVGDSLSLNMWESLSCMIHASVPDAKTTFRNGHSVNFEDYGVTLFMFRTPYLVDIIREEVGRVLNLNSINAGDAWKGMDVLIFNSWHWWTHTGDSQPFDYFRDGTELYKDMDRLTAFYKGLSTWAKWVDSNVDTSRTKVFFQGISPTHYQGQEWNSPKKTCLGELGPLSGSTYPAGAPPSAAVVYKVLSAIKSPVYLLDITMLSQLRKDAHPSTYSGDHSGNDCSHWCLPGLPDTWNQLLYAALIM from the exons ATGGGTTTCAAGCTCCAAGCTCCGCTGTGCCTCTTAGCTCTTCAAGTTCTGGTCTTCTTCTCAGAAGAAGCAGAGTCAGCAGGGCACAGCCATGGCAGCAGCTTGAGAGTCCACAGGAAGCAAGTGAGCCGCTGCAATTTGTTCGAAGGCAATTGGGTTTTTGATGCTTCTTACCCTCTTTATGATTCTGCCACCTGTCCCTTCATAGATCCTGAGTTTGATTGCATCAAGTATGGCAGACCTGATACGCAGTTCCTCAAGTATGCCTGGAAGCCCGACTCCTGTGACTTGCCCAG GTTTGATGGGGTGGATTTTCTGAGGAGGTGGAGAGGAAAGAAGATAATGTTTGTGGGCGACTCACTGAGTCTGAACATGTGGGAATCGTTGTCTTGTATGATACATGCGTCGGTGCCAGATGCCAAGACTACCTTCAGAAATGGCCATTCTGTGAACTTTgag GACTATGGAGTGACTTTGTTTATGTTCCGGACACCGTACCTTGTAGATATAATCAGAGAAGAAGTTGGCCGTGTGCTAAACCTAAACTCCATCAACGCCGGAGATGCATGGAAAGGGATGGACGTCCTGATCTTCAACTCTTGGCATTGGTGGACCCACACCGGCGATTCTCAACC ATTTGATTATTTTCGCGATGGGACAGAACTGTACAAAGATATGGATCGTTTGACAGCATTTTATAAGGGGCTTTCCACATGGGCTAAATGGGTTGACTCAAATGTTGATACTTCAAGAACCAAAGTCTTCTTCCAGGGCATTTCTCCAACACATTACCA GGGACAAGAATGGAATTCGCCGAAGAAGACTTGCTTAGGAGAACTTGGACCGCTATCGGGATCAACCTACCCAGCAGGGGCACCTCCATCTGCTGCTGTTGTCTATAAGGTGCTGAGCGCGATTAAGAGCCCGGTTTACTTGCTCGACATTACAATGCTCTCGCAGTTGAGGAAGGATGCTCATCCCTCGACTTACAGCGGCGATCATTCGGGCAACGACTGCAGCCATTGGTGCTTGCCAGGGTTGCCCGATACCTGGAACCAACTCCTATACGCAGCTCTCATCATGTGA
- the LOC103446333 gene encoding uncharacterized protein, producing the protein MTACFFLNLSLSSSSSTAFASHRNYQSPASFPPLLTLIPTQFSHLRTPRFSRQIRAASAAMEATQQSVTTASASPMKLLFVEMGVGYDQHGQDVTSAAMRACRDAITSNSIPAFRRGSIPGVTFEQMKLEIKLGVPRVLQPSLDVEKVKSVFPYGEIVKVEVVDGGLICSSGVLVEEMGDKTDDCYIVNAAVYIGY; encoded by the exons ATGACGGCCTGCTTCTTTCTAAATCTGtcactctcttcttcttcatctactGCGTTTGCATCTCACAGAAACTACCAATCACCAGCTTCCTTCCCTCCACTTCTCACTCTAATCCCAACCCAATTCTCCCATCTTCGAACCCCTCGATTCTCTCGCCAAATCAGAGCCGCATCAGCCGCCATGGAAGCCACCCAGCAGAGCGTGACCACCGCATCAGCGTCGCCCATGAAGCTCTTGTTCGTGGAGATGGGCGTCGGCTACGACCAACACGG GCAGGACGTTACGTCTGCGGCAATGCGGGCTTGCAGAGATGCCATCACTTCCAATTCAATCCCTGCGTTtcgaagag GGTCAATTCCTGGTGTGACATTTGAGCAGATGAAGCTAGAGATCAAGCTGGGAGTGCCTCGTGTACTCCAACCATCGCTGGATGTCGAAAAGGTCAAATCAGTCTTTCCTTA TGGAGAAATTGTGAAAGTTGAAGTTGTGGATGGTGGACTGATATGCTCAAGTGGCGTGTTGGTGGAAGAAATGGGAGATAAGACTGACGACTGTTACATAGTGAATGCAGCAGTTTACATTGGTTACTAG